In Harpia harpyja isolate bHarHar1 chromosome Z, bHarHar1 primary haplotype, whole genome shotgun sequence, a single window of DNA contains:
- the LOC128137625 gene encoding alpha-ketoglutarate dehydrogenase component 4-like: protein MAAATRVVQVVKPHTPLIKFPDRKSSPRPKIQESLQASVPSLHASKAQDSVGGRSPAFQSISPVSRVQGTPDTSELARTLPQKYRRKLMSDEEIEYIQRGGPE from the exons ATGGCGGCCGCCACTAGGGTCGTTCAG GTAGTCAAGCCACATACTCCGTTAATTAAGTTCCCGGACAGAAAAAGTAGTCCCAGACCTAAAA TACAGGAATCTCTACAAGCAAGTGTGCCGTCTCTCCATGCTTCAAAAGCACAGGACTCTGTAGGAGGCAGATCACCGGCCTTTCAAAGTATTTCACCTGTTAGTAGAGTACAAGGTACACCAGACACTTCTGAATTAGCAAGAACCTTAcctcagaaatacagaaggaaacttATGTCAGACGAAGAGATTGAATATATTCAA CGTGGAGGTCCAGAATAA
- the LOC128136683 gene encoding centromere protein H-like, translating to MGPFHRLQILTNFTAPQPPHALLTTAGSLGQTRGACSGRGATVRVPAPPLAAGRARPPLAAERRNADGEEEARDWLERRRTRQKQPLAALPRAARGIFEEEAMEPMQWEPGAADVDTEAEADTDTDTEVDADAAVAAEPERKADVLMLLRLRDQIKQQLAEYSTAVHARQVICCDYVKNQNKIKKDTEDWERRLEEVTISLQNKTLALQRIQLTFALRNKMKQNDDDSRLITETVKRIVTLSQRIIKCQQQAREKEQKLIDIRRKRLTLKTAGREKLLQVHTVMKKQKEEQARVNMIETLEVIRNKLEKEIQMTTVIKNVFQSIIIASRVNWAEDPSLKAIVLQLEDDVYLL from the exons atgggtcctttccacaggctgcagatccTCACAAACTTcactg CTCCGCAACCACCACATGCCCTTCTGACGACCGCGGGCAGCCTGGGTCAGACACGGGGCGCTTGTTCGGGCCGGGGTGCCACCGTCCGtgtgcccgccccgcccctggcggcggggcgcgcccgTCCCCCCCTGGCGGCCGAGCGCCGAAACGCCGATGGGGAAGAAGAGGCGCGGGATTGGCTGGAGCGCCGCCGCACCAGGCAGAAACAACCGCTGGCCGCGCTGCCGAGGGCCGCGCGCGGGATTTTTGAAGAAGAGGCCATGGAGCCGATGCAGTGGGAGCCGGGCGCGGCCGACGTGGACACCGAGGCGGAGGCGGACACAGACACGGACACGGAGGTGGACGCGGACGCGGCGGTGGCGGCCGAGCCCGAGAGGAAGGCGGACGTCCTCATGCTGCTCCG gctgagggACCAGATCAAGCAGCAGCTCGCGGAGTACAGCACGGCGGTTCATGCCC GTCAAGTAATTTGCTGCGATTACGTcaagaaccaaaacaaaatcaagaa ggacACAGAAGATTGGGAAAGACGTCTGGAGGAAGTAACCATCTCTTTACAGAACAAGACGTTAGCCTTGCAAAG GATCCAACTTACGTTTGccctgagaaacaaaatgaagcaaaatgatgATGACTCACG aCTGATCACGGAAACTGTGAAACGCATAGTAACGCTCAGCCAGAGAATAATTAAATGTCAGCAG caagcaCGTGAGAAGGAGCAGAAATTGATTGACATTAGAAGGAAAAGACTCA CACTAAAAACAGCTGGAAGGGAGAAACTACTGCAAGTTCATACCGtgatgaaaaaacagaaggaggaacaagCAAGGGTGAACATGATCGAAACACTGGAGGTGATACGTAATAAGTTGGAAAAAGAGATACAGATgactacagtaattaaaaatgtatttcag AGTATCATAATTGCAAGCAGAGTTAACTGGGCAGAAGATCCATCTTTGAAGGCAATTGTTCTACAGCTTGAAGATGATGTCTATTTGCTGTGA
- the LOC128137052 gene encoding G2/mitotic-specific cyclin-B1-like, giving the protein MKRRSVMVAPKLGLCTRIALGDIGNCTSEPKTQAAAKVMVLGCRWMRAIRSFLMISLGKMATRRTMLGATTRQVLPPALKPSQLAPQSPTPMEVSECSPSDDALCQAFSDVLLDMEDVDAEDASDPSLCSSYVKDIYKYLRQLEQKNPVRPKYLDGQKINGYMRAVLMDWLVQVQLKFRLQQETLFLAVALTDRFLQDNLVSKKMLQLVGTTAMFIASKYEEILPPHIGDFTYITADTYTKLQIRQMEVKILQALDFGLSLPLPPHFLRRISKVSEMNFQQHCLAKYLMELSILDYDMVHLLPSKTAAAACCLALQLTGCEWTPTLQSCMSYTESDLLPVMRHIAKNVILVNKGVTMQMAIRDKYASSTNGNISTTGQLNSSCLWDLAQPLIK; this is encoded by the exons ATGAAACGCAGGTCAGTGATGGTGGCTCCCAAGCTGGGGCTTTGTACCCGCATCGCCCTGGGAGACATCGGCAACTGCACCTCTGAGCCAAAGACACAGGCTGCCGCCAAAGTGATggtcctgggctgcaggtggatgcgGGCCATCAGGTCCTTTCTCATGATCTCCCTGGGGAAGATGGCTACCAGGAGGACCATGCTGGGGGCCACCACCAGGCAGGTGCTGCCACCAGCCCTGAAGCCCTCCCAG TTGGCGCCTCAGTCTCCAACCCCCATGGAGGTATCTGAATGTTCCCCATCAGACGATGCGCTATGTCAGgctttttctgatgtcttgctTGATATGGAAGACGTAGATGCGGAAGATGCTTCTGACCCAAGCCTCTGCAGCAGCTATGTGAAGGACATCTACAAGTATCTGAGACAGCTTGAG caaaaaaacccagtcagacCCAAATACCTGGATGGCCAGAAAATCAATGGGTACATGCGTGCCGTGCTAATGGACTGGCTTGTGCAAGTACAGTTAAAATTCAGACTCCAGCAGGAGACCTTGTTCCTGGCAGTTGCTCTCACTGATCGCTTCCTGCAG GACAATCTTGTTTCCAAGAAGATGTTGCAGCTGGTTGGTACTACGGCTATGTTCATTGCCAGCAAATACGAAGAGATACTTCCCCCGCATATTGGAGACTTTACCTATATAACTGCTGACACTTATACAAAGCTACAAATCCGCCAGATGGAGGTGAAGATCCTGCAAGCCCTGGACTTTGGTCTGAGCCTCCCTCTCCCTCCGCACTTCCTAAGAAGGATTTCAAAGGTTTCAGAG ATGAACTTCCAACAGCACTGTCTGGCTAAGTACCTGATGGAGTTGTCCATTTTGGACTATGATATGGTTCACCTCCTTCCATCCAAGACTGCAGCCGCTGCCTGCTGTTTGGCTCTGCAACTCACTGGATGTGAGTGG ACACCAACTCTGCAATCCTGCATGTCTTACACTGAAAGCGACCTTCTCCCAGTTATGCGGCATATAGCAAAGAACGTAATCCTTGTGAATAAGGGTGTTACCATGCAGATG GCAATCAGGGACAAATATGCCAGCAGCACCAATGGCAACATAAGCACCACTGGACAGCTGAACTCTTCTTGCTTGTGGGATCTAGCTCAGCCTCTGATTAAGTAG